The Sphingobacterium lactis sequence AAAACCGACTGGCAAAATAGCCGGAAGCCACATTGCATACTACGGTAATCGCCGCCGCAAATACTGCCCAACCAACTGCACCGCCAAGGGAATACATATCGATGGACAGGCCGAAACTGAAAAAGAACATCGCCCCGAAGAAATCCTTGAACGGCAGCACCATCCCTTCGATCTTCTTGATGTATTTCGAATCCGCAAATACCAGACCTGCCATCAATGCGCCAATGGCTTCCGCCACATGAATGGTCTCCGAAAACCCTGCAATAAGGAACAGCAAACTGAAGATGATCAGAATAAAAAGCTCCGAGGATTTTTCGTACAATAGCTTATCGATGAATGGAACCAGTTTACGACCCAATATCAGAAAGGAAAGGATAAAGCCCAGGGCTAACAGCGATGTTCCCGCAACGGTCCAGAAAGACGAACTGCCCGTCAGGATCAGACCCGACAGGAAAGAAATATGCATGGCGATAAAAAGGTCATCAAACATGATCATTCCCATGATAACCTCGGTTTCGGGATTGGCGGTACGTTTCAGGTCCGTCAGCACCTTCGCAACGATCGCTGTGGAGGAACTAGTCATGATCCCACAGAGCACCATCATTTCCTTGAAGGGCAGATTCATCATCCAACCAACCAAGAGCCCAGAGAAGAAGTTCAGCAGCACATAGATCGTCCCACCAGCCACAATGGACTTCCCGGACTTGATCAGGCGCCCAACAGAAAACTCCAGCCCCAAATAGAACAAAAGGAACAGCACACCCAGCCGCCCCATAAACTCGATGAACGGCTTACTCTCGGTAAAGGTGAGGAATTTCCATACGGAATTAAACCCTTCCTTCAAGCCCTCACTGCCCGTATTGTTCAGGAAATCAGCAACAAATCCAGGGTACGATTCGTTCCCCAAGACCATACCGATCACAATAAAAAATGGAATAACCGAGAACTTTAGCCGATTGGCCAACAAACCGACCAAAGCTACCAATAAAACTGCGATTCCAATTTCTATAATGAGGGTACTATGCATAATTCGCGATTACAGTAAGATTTCTTTTAGCAATTTGATATTCTTTAATTTACCGGCAATGACCAATGTCGTTCCTGGGGTGATGACATAATCAGGTCCGGGGTTGATGATGGTTTCATCTTCCCGAATGGCAGCAATAATGGATGCACCGGTTCGCTGCCTTACTTCCAATTGGCCAATGCTCTTGTTCACGCCATCATTGGAAGCTCCAACCTTATACCATTCGATCCGTAGATCATCCAAAGCGACCTCAATGGTCTCCAATGCTTTGGGTTTATAGGACAGTCCTCCCAAAATACCGGCCACCTGACGGGATTCCTCATCCGACATCGTCATCACACAATGCGTCTCGTTGTCCTCATCCTCATGGCGGTATAACTCCCGACGGCCATCATCGTGGATGACCACTACCATGTTGTCGCCAGCTTCCGTTTCAATCTGATATTTCTTGCCAATACCAATTAGGTCACTCTCTCTAACTATCGACATGATTTCCTTTTGTTAATTAAAAATTAGATTATTTATTTCCCAGCTTATTTCAAATATATTGAATTCAAATGATTTATCCAGCATCGATGATCTTATAACTGCCATCTGCACGCTGTTCTGGTCTTCCGACGGAAATATTCTTGGAATGGTAAAACAGGAACACCCATCCTTCAGGAGCGCCCGCTTCCCAATATTGCGCCCGTAGATCGCGCGCCTTTCTTCCATCGTAATCATACTTGGCGATAAAGCTGCGGAAGATTTCCTCCGGTTCGGGCAATTCATCGCCTCCAAAGAAGAAATGCTCACCCTCCGTTTTCACGTGAAAGACCTGATGGAATTCGCTGTGTCCACCTGAAAGTTCATAACTGATCTCCGGCGTCAACTGCCCGTCGCCATTCACGAACAGGATGTTGCCGCTCCGCTGCAGGACGTCAAAGACCTCCGTCCGGTAGGATGGAGACTCGGAGCTGTACGCACTCTCCCACTCCTGTTCCTGGATCACATATTCGGCATTCGGAAAGGCCACCCGTTTTACGCCGTCCCTGATATCCACCATACCGCTGGCATGGTCCTTATGCAGGTGGGACATCAACACATAGCGGACATCGTTAATGGAAAACCCCAATTTCTTGATGTTCTCATGAATCACCAATTCCCCCGCTTCGTTGCGCAGGCCCAATCCTGTATCAAGCACGATCAAGCCATCCTTGGTTTCAATCAGGAAAGGATGCACATGGATGAACAGGGACCCGGGCCGATCCTTGGGATCGTCCTTTTTCGGATCAAAGGGAATAAATTGTTTCGTTTTATCAACAGAGTAGGAACCTTCAAATAAGGAATATGCTTTAGCCATATGTATTTATTTGTCTTCTTGACAGTTAAGTGCAAGTGATTTTGAACTTCGTGTACCACATTAGGTATCTAAGCCGATATAATGTATCTTTACACGTTAATTATTAGGCAAAGATATGCAAAAAAGGTGGGTGCTGAAACCAAAAAGGAATCAAGAAAAGATTAGCAAGCTCCAGGAAGCGCTTGGTGTAAACCCCATCATTGCAGAACTCCTAATCAACCGTGACGTTGAAACATTCGATCAGGCTCGGGATTTCTTCCGACCATCCCTAGATCAGCTACACGACCCCTTCTTGATGAAGGATATGGACGTGGCCATTACGCGCATCGATCGCGCCATCGGGAACAAGGAGAAGATCCTTATCTATGGCGATTATGACGTCGATGGTACCACGGCAGTTTCCGTGGTGTACAGTTTCTTCCGCGATTACAATTCAGGCATTGAGTTTTATATCCCAGACCGATACAGTGAGGGGTATGGTATTTCCAACAAGGGCATTGACTATGCCTATGAAAACGGATTTACACTTATCATTGCATTAGACTGTGGTATCAAGGCTGTCGATAAGATCGCTTATGCCAACAGCAAGGGCATCGACTTTATCATCGGTGATCACCATCTGCCCGGTGATGAACTTCCGGATGCAGTCGCTGTCCTGGATCCGAAGCGCAGTGATTGCCCCTACCCCTACAAGGAACTATCGGGCTGTGGCATCGGTTTTAAGATCGTACAGGCCTTCCTCCAGCACAACGGCATGCCCAAGGAGTTGGCTTACCAATACCTAGACCTCGTGGCGGTGAGCATTGCCTCGGATATCGTTCCGATTACCGGCGAGAACCGCATCCTCACCCATTATGGGCTGAAGAAACTCAACACCAACCCGTGCGTCGGGCTGCAGGCGCTGATCAACCTGTCGACTCACAAATCCGGTTCATTTTCCGTAAACGATGTGGTCTTCCAGATCGGTCCGCGCATCAATGCCGCCGGCCGTATAGACCATGCCAAGGACGCCGTCAAACTATTGACCGTAAAGACCCTGCAGGATGCAAAACCCTACTCGGATAGCATCGACGACCAGAACAATACCCGCAAGGGCTATGACCTCAAAATCACCAACGAAGCCCTTGAGCTACTGGATAACGACGAGATCCTGAAGGCGCGGAAAACAACGGTGCTGTACAAGGAAGACTGGCACAAAGGTGTAATCGGCATTGTGGCCTCCCGTCTGACCGAGAAGTATTACCGCCCGACCATCATCCTGACAAATACCAACGGCCATATCGCCGGTTCGGCAAGGTCCGTCTTGGGATTCGATCTTTACGAAGCACTCAGCGAATGCAGCGACCTGCTGGACCAATATGGCGGCCATAAATATGCGGCCGGCCTGACCATGCAGACTGTCAATGTCCCTCTTTTCCAAGAGCGTTTCGAGGAAGTTGTCAGCAAGAGTATTAAACCTGAGATGCTGCAGCAGGAAATATTGATCGAGAAAGAAATTACGTTAAAAGATATAGACGCCAAGTTTTACAAGATCCTGCATCAATTCCAGCCTCATGGACCAGTGAACGAAGCACCGACTTTTCTGGTCAAGGGCGTCACCATGGGCTACGGCGCTACCATTGTAGGTAGCACCCACCTCAAATTCTCCGTTAAACAGGGAGAATCGCCTATTTTTGACTGCATAGGTTTTGGTCTTGCCCTGTATATCGATCGGATCTTGGCCGGCAGGACCTTTGACATTTGCTTCAGCATTGAAGAGAACAATTGGCGTGGCAAGAAGAATTTGCAATTAAATGTAAAAGCAATTCGATTTTAAAAAATATATTTGCAATTAACGGTATAAGCACATGATTCTACGAGCAGAGCACCTTATCAAGAAATATAAACAACGAACCGTTGTGAACGATGTATCCTTCCATGTGGAACAGGGAGAGATTGTCGGTCTGTTGGGTCCCAACGGAGCCGGAAAGACGACCTCCTTCTACATGATCGTAGGCTTGATCAAGCCCAACGAAGGACAGGTTTTTCTTGATGACCTGGAGATCACCCAAGACCCGATGTACAAGCGTGCACAGCGTGGAATTGGCTACCTTGCCCAGGAAGCCTCCGTTTTCAGAAAGCTTTCCGTAGAAAATAACATCCTTTCCGTACTGGAGATCCATCACCCCAACAAAGCCGAGCGCAAGGAGAAACTGGAAGAACTGCTGACGGAATTCAGCTTGCACCGTGTCCGCAAGAACCGTGGCGACCTATTATCGGGTGGTGAACGCCGGAGGACTGAGATCGCTCGTGCCCTGGCCGCAAACCCGAACTTCATCCTGCTCGATGAGCCCTTCGCTGGGGTTGACCCGATTGCCGTTGAAGAGATCCAAACCATCGTTGCCAAATTGAAAACACGCAACATCGGGATCCTAATCACCGACCACAACGTACAGGAAACACTTTCCATCACCGACCGAGCGTATCTATTGACCGAAGGAAAGATCATGCTTACGGGAACTCCCGAAGAAATCGCAGACAATGAGCTTGCACGTAAATTTTACTTGGGAAGACATTTTGAATTAAGAAGGAAAAAATTCTAAATTTACGATTCTATAACCACTGTATGGCCTTATTAAACTCACTTTTTACGTGGATCATGAAGAAACGCATGCATCAGATCGATCTGTTCATGAAGTATCCCCATGATGTACAAGATGAATGGTTCCAAAGCTTGATTTCCGCAGCGGAGGCGACCGAGTGGGGCAAAAAATATGGCTATAACAGTATCTATACACCTGAGGAATACAAAAACCGGGTTCCCATTCAGGATTACGACGATATTAAGGGGTATGTGGACCGCATGATCAAGGGTGAACAGAATATCCTCTGGCCATCCGACATCAAATGGTTCGCCAAATCCTCCGGAACGACCTCCGACCGCAGTAAATTTATTCCCGTGAGTATGGAGGCCCTTGAGGAATGCCACTACCAGGGCGGAAAGGACATGCTGTCCATCTTCTGCCACAACAAACCGGAGAACAAGGTCTTCACCGGAAAGTCCGTCGTTATCGGCGGATCCTCCCAGATCAACAACTTTAGCCCAGATTCCTATTATGGCGACCTCTCTTCCATCCTGATCCGCAACCTCCCTTTTTGGGCCGAATTCAAACGGACACCGAATATCGAGGTCACACTGAATCCGAATTTCGAAGAGAAAATCGAACAGATCGCACAGATTACCATCAAGGAGAATGTCACCTCGCTGGCGGGTGTGCCAACCTGGAACATGGTCATGGCCAACCGGATCCTTGAGATCACAGGCAAGGATAATCTCTTGGAAGTATGGCCGAATCTGGAATTCTATGGCCATGGAGGTGTAAGTTTCAAACCTTACCGGGAGCAGTTCAAGAAACTGATCCCATCGGACAACATGTATTTCTTCGAGAATTACAACGCCTCGGAGGGCTATTTTGGCCTTCAGGACCGTTCCGATTCCGAGGATCTGCTGCTGATGCTCGATTATGGGATCTATTATGAATTCCTTCCCATGGAAAATATCCATGAGGAAAACCCGAAAACGCTGGCGCTGCATGAGGTGGAGGTCGGTAAGAACTACGCATTGATCATTTCGACCAATGCGGGTCTATGGCGGTACAAAATCGGGGACACCATTAAATTTACATCCATTTCACCCTACCGTTTCCAGATTTCGGGCAGGACAAAACAGTACATCAATACATTTGGCGAGGAGGTGATCGTGGACAATGCCGAACAAGCCTTGGAAGTAGCCTGCAAGGCTACCGAAGCGACGATAAAGGATTATACTGCCGGACCGGTGTATTTCAACGACAAGACCGCTGGAGCCCATGAATGGGTCATCGAATTCGAGCACCAGCCCAATGACTTCCAACGATTCCGTGAAATCCTGGACGCCACATTACGGGAAATAAATTCCGATTACGACGCAAAGCGGTACAAGGACATGGCACTCGCTGCACCTATCATCCACAATGCGCCAAAGGACAGTTTCTATAACTGGATGAAGAGCCGGGGTAAGCTGGGCGGACAGAACAAGGTACCACGCCTGGCCAACAGCCGGGAATACCTGGACCCGCTCCTGCAACTGATAAAAGGCTAAAAAACAAAAAATCCAGTGCACCGCGCTGGATTCGTATTCTTTTTTTAAGCACCGATGGTGCAATTCAACAATTAATTCTTACGCCGACCCCTTTGGTACCCCCACCATTCCAACCGAATGCAAAAGGTAGTAAAGAAACCTGCGTCATTTATCCTTAAGGACGGATGGCAGTTTTGTAAAGGAAAACAAAAAAACCAAGGATAAACTTCCATACACCTACCTGCGCGGTAGCCTGTACATTTAATTCTGTAGATTCTCTTTCCATAATGTTACCAATAAAATCTTTAAAGTTCTCACTCCGGAAACTTGTATCTCCCGTCCAGATCCTGAACAGCCGCAGGTTAGTTGCGACAGAGCTTCCAAAGCATAACCTCTATGCCAAATTCTGTACCGAAAATCGAGAATCATTCCCCCAACTGCGAAACAATCGTTTCCGCTGAGAAATCATGCCGCGGAACTATCCAAAAGAAAGGACAACTGATGCATAGGAAAATATACAATGTCCTAAAAGTGTTACGTAACAATAAATTAACCTCCGACCCACTTTCCAATTTAATCCCCCAAATGGCCGGTGCTTTTAATATTTTTGACTAAATTGCAGCCATTAATATTCTAACATTATGAGTTCCTCACAAACAACTACGATACAAGTGGAGCCTACACAACAATCTAGGCTTGCGCAAGTGGATTTTAACAATTTAAAATTTGGTCAGATCATGTCCGACCACATGCTGGTTGCTGAATATGACAATGGAAAATGGGAATCGGTAAAGATTGTACCTTATGGGGATCTTGCGGTCAGCCCTTCCATGTCTGCATTACATTACGGACAGGCAATTTTTGAAGGTATCAAGGGTTACAAATTTGAAGACGGAACAGTTAGTATCTTCCGTCCGGACAAGAACTGGGAGCGTTTCAACAAATCAGCTGCTCGCCTGCAAATGCCGGAGGTGCCTGAAGAGATCTTTATTGATGGCCTGAAGCAATTGTTGGACGTAGACAGCGAATGGGTACCAAACAAAGAAGGTACTTCCCTGTACATCCGTCCATTTATGTTTGCTACAGAAGCGGCATTGGGTGTCCATCCTTCCAAATCCTATAAATTCATTATCATCACCTGCCCTGTCGGTGCTTACTACAGCAAACCAATCAGCTTAAAGGTGGAAACACACTATACGCGTGCCGCAGAAGGTGGTGTTGGTTTCTCGAAGAATGCCGGAAATTACGCCCTTTCCCTATACCCTACGCAATTGGCAAACGATGAAGGTTACGACCAGATCATGTGGACCGATGCTTTGGAACATAAATACATCGAAGAAGCAGGAACGGCAAACTTAATCTTCCGCATCGGTGATAAGATTATTACACCTCATGGCGACACCATCCTTCACGGTGTGACAAGACGCACGATTATGGAGCTGGCTGAAAAATGGGGTTACCAAGCCGAGCAGCGCAAGGTATCCGTACAGGAATTGATCGACGGTATCAAGGCCGGTGAAGTATCGGAAGCTTTTGCCGCAGGAACCGCCGCAACCATTACCCATATCGACCGTATCGGATTCGAAGGACAGGATTATACACTGCCTCCAGTAGAAGGCCGCGAGTTCTCAAACAAAGTGTTGGGCTACCTCAATGACTTACGCTACGGCAAAACAGAAGATCCATTTGGCTGGAATTTAATCGTGAAATAAAAACTGCCAAAGTAGAACATAAAAAAAGCCACCGAAATCGGTGGCTTTTTTATGTTTTAGCGATTCCAATCTATTATTTTTTTTGAGGTAAAATTTACTGATATTCAATATTATACCTATTTTTTTTTAATAGCCAGTGCTAAATCTTTTTAACAAAACAAATTGATGATTAGTTTTCTTCTCAACTCTACTAATCAAAATATTTATTAAAGAATTCTACCCCTAAATCATAGTAAGAAAAACTATTACTCAATCGATTTCGTAGTTAAAACAATCGATTGTTTGCGATTAACAATTCGTTGATTCTAAAATTCTTCCTAGAATTATAGCTATAAATAACCAAAAAGATAACTCTAATAATAATCACAAATTGGTATGCATATGACTAATTACTTTACTCGGGTAAGGTGGACAAAATTATATTGCCATTTGGCACTTCTGTCACCCCTTACATTGATTGCAGGTCCCTCGTTTGGTACCACGATCGAGTTTACCAAACCAGATTTAAAAAATCAAACCCAATTAACAGCTACTTTTCAACAAACCATTACCGGTACTGTAAGGGACCAAGATGGCAACCCTATTGCAGGCGTTACAGTTGGTGTCAAGGGCGGTACCGCTAAAACATCGACAGATCAAGGTGGCCATTATGAAATTTCAGTCCCTAGTAATACTGCGATTTTAACGTTTTCTTCAATAGGCTATGTCACTTATGAAACTCAGGCTTCGAATGCTAAAACGATCACACTTGCTAGTTCAGAAGATACATTAGATGAAGTGGTGGTGGTTGGATACGGAAGACAGAAAAAGACAAACTTAACGAGCGCAGTTTCTCAAGTTGATTCAAAAATGTTGGAAAACCGTCCAACGCCTACAGTAACCAACATGCTTCAAGGGGCTGCTCCAGGTTTAGTGGTTACGAGAAATTCTGGACGTCCAGGGGCACAAGGATTAAATATCTCCGTCAGAGGGGCTACTTCCGCAAATGGTTCTGTCGCACCTTTGGTCGTTATCGATGGGGTAATCAGTTCAGACCAGACATTTGTAGCTTTAAACCCAAGTGATATTGAGAATATTTCGATCCTAAAAGATGGTGGAGCAACAGCAATCTATGGAGCGCAGTCTGCAGGAGGAGTTATTTTGGTAACCACGAAAAAGGGAAAAGCTGGTGTTGGCCGTATTTCCGTTTCCAGCAATATAGGATTTCAAAAACCAGGTGCAATGCCTGATCGTCTTTCCCTAATTGATGAAATGAACTATGTCAATTTAGCGAGACAAAATGCAGGTATTGCTGCAGAGTACAGTGAAGAAGATTTGGAATATGCTGTCAATGGACCAACGTTTGTATTGGGTTCAAATGGACAGTGGCGGACTTACAACCAACAAAATATCTTGGATCAAATTGTAAAAGATAATTACAACATCTACAATAACAATATCCAGTTTTCTGGAGGTTCTGAAAACATAACCTACTTAGCGTCATTAGGAAATATGACTCAGAATGGTATGTTCAAAGTGGGCGATGACAAATTCTCCCGTATAAATGCGCGGGTAAATGTTTCTGCTAAGGTTAATAAGTATTTAAAATTAGATCTAGGCAATGCCTTTATCAATCAAGACACAGATAATCCACAAGATGGTGGTTACGGAATTGATGGTGGTGGAAATTCCATTCTTAGACAATTTTACTCCTCAAGAATGAGATTTCCAATTTACAATGAAGACGGCACCTATTATAAAAGTGGTACATCTTCTGCATTTGGATATGCACTTATGAAAGATGGTGGCTTTAATACTGATCGCAAAAAAACATACTTCAATAATGCGACAGCAACCCTTAACAATTTTGTCAAAGGATTAGAAATTAAGTTGATGTATAGTCGTGAGAGCATTGATCTACAAAACAGAAATTTCCGTAGAACAGTTGATTTCTATTCAGGACCTACTGCAAATACGAAATCACAGCTGAATAATCCAAACAACTATAGCATCACAAATTACAAAACACTTAAACAAAATGTTCAAGCTGTAGTAGATTACGATTTGACGGTTGCTGAAAATCACAACTTCCATATTATGGCCGGATATCAGTTTTATGACCACGATTATCAATACCAGAGTGCTTCTACCAAGAACCTGTATGTAAATGATAATCCGAGTTTAAACTTTACATCCGATCCACTAAATAAATCGCACAGCCAATATGCTGAACGTGAAAAAATGCAATCATATTTCGGACGTTTTAATTACAATTTTAAAGAGAAATATTTGTTTGAAGCTACAATTCGTAGTGATGAAAGTTCTCGATTATCGCCAAATGTGAGAACTAAAGTTTTCCCTTCATTCTCTGCAGGTTGGAATGTCGCAAAAGAAGATTGGTTTGAAGGAGCCACAGGAATAATTACCGAATTAAAACCAAGGCTCTCTTGGGGTAAAGTCGGTTCTAAAATTGGTATTGGCTTTTATGATTACATAACGCAATTAAATTCGGGATCCAACATTATTATAAATGACCTTAAGCAAACTTATATCTATCAAAATTCATTACCGGCAAGTGATCTTTCTTGGGAAACAATTGAAACCAGAAATATTGGTGTAGACTTCAGCCTGTTGGGAAGTAAACTTACAGGTAGCTTTGACTATTTCCAAAAATACAACAACAATATGCTCGTGTCTATCAGTTTACCAGCAACTATCGGCATAAATGTTCCTAAATCAAATCAAGGCCAGATGAAAACTTGGGGATGGGAAGCTACCTTAGGCTACCGCGATAAGGTCGGAGAAGATTTCAATTACAACGTTTCCGTAAATCTTGCTGACAATCAAAATAGATTAATAAAATATGGCGGTGCTAATGATATTATTTATTCTGGAACAAATGGTTTGGTGGAAGGATATGCATTGAACTCTATATGGGCATACAAAACGGATGGTTATTTCCAAACAGAAGATGACGTCAAAAATGCGCCTAATTATGAAAAAATCATCAATAAAGCGGGCGTACCGGGAATAGGTGATATTCGATATGTAGACGTAGATGGTGATGGTTATATCACTCCTGGAGATAATAGACTGGGCAAAACTGGAGATTTAGTGTATTTAGGAGATACGAATCCAAGGTATCAATATGGAATCAATGCCTACATGGGTTACAAAAACTTTGATTTCTCTTTCTTTATCCAGGGTATCGGCAAAAGAAACCTGAAACCAAGCAATGAATTGATTCAACCGCAGTTATACTCTTATTATTTACCCATGGATTTCCAAATGGACTACTGGACACCTGAAAATAGAGATGCGGCGTTTCCACGACCATTCTTAGAAGGTAATCAAAACTTCCAAAATTCGGATAAGTGGTATGTAAGTGGAGCTTATGCACGATTGAAAAACATACAATTAGGATACACATTAACAAAAGATCTTGTGCGGAAAATGCCTTTCAACAGAGTGCGCCTATATGTATCTGCTGAAGATATTTTAACGGTATCCAAATTGGGTGTGTTCAAAGGGGCAATTGACCCAGAAATAAGACCCGAGGACAGTAAAGTTTCTCCATATCCTTTTGCAACCACGGTATCTTTTGGTTTAAACATCGACTTATAACAGATAATCATGAAAAAGAGAATTTTATATATACTATTAGCATCATTGAGTTTAACTCAATTCACATCTTGCGAAATTGACGAGATGCCAGAAACAACTTTGCATGATCAAAATTTTTGGAGAACCGTTTTGGATTTAAAAATGGCATCCAATTACTTTTACACGACTCTACCAGGTTTAAACACGAGTGATGTCACAGAAGATGTTTGGTCCAGCTATGGTTATTCCAACAGTGGAGATGCAACAAAGATAAACGATGGATCACGAGTAGCTCCAGCTTCAAGTGGCGACTACAACTATTATAATATTTATCAAACAAACAAATTACTTGAAAGCGCACCACTTATCCTAGAACAAGGTGGGAATGAAAAAGAGGTGAATTGGTATGTAGGGGAAGCAAAATTTTTTAGAGCATTCTACTATTTTGAAATGTTCAAAAGGTTTGGGGGTGTACCATTGATCTTGAAGACATTAAAGGTTGATGATCCTGAAGTATTTGCAGATCGTGCAACCCGCGAAGAAACATTTAATCAGATATTAATTGATTTGGATGATGCGATTAAGTTACTTCGTAGCGCTGATGAATTGGCATCTGCAAAAGAATACGGTCGCATTTCTAAAACCGCAGCTCAAGCCTTTAAAGCGCGAGTTGCATTGTTTGAAGGAACTCGTGAGCAGTACCATAAATATGGAGATGCAAGAAAGCACCTTACCATTGCAAAAGAAGCTGCAAAAGAGGTTATCGATTCTAAACAACATGCCTTATTTTCCCAACCTTCAGAAGGCACCAATGGTCAGCGACTAAATGACGCTTATTATAATTTATTTCAATTGGCTGGTGAAGGAAGAAGTAATAAAGAAAATATTATTGTTAGACCGTATGGTGTAAACAGGGAAAATGCGATCAGTTCAGTGGCTGTACAACGTTATTATGAAGGCAGCAATGTATTGCCAACGCAAAATTTTGTGGACAACTATTTAATGGCAGATGGCCTTCCAATAACAAAATCAAAATTGTATAAAGCTCCTACAAAAGAAACCACCCATGCTCAGTATTTTAACATGAAAGATCCGAGAATGTCCTTCACGATATTCAAGCGTGGCGATGAGTTTATTTCAAGCAGTAATTATACGATTCCAAATCCACGCCAACACCGTAGTGGTTATGGTATCCGAAAATACGCTAATAAAGAATATTGGAACCTCCAAGCTTCATACATAGACAAACCAGTATTAAGGTATGCAGAGGTACTTTTGATTTATGCAGAAGCAACTTATGAGCTCGATAAAAAGATTTCTGATGAAGACTTAAACTTGACTATAAATGCTCTCCGTGAAAGGTTACCTCAGATCAATATCGGTACCACTGAAGCTCCAAATTTCGTGGATATGCCAAAGCTCACAAATGCATTTGCTTCAACAAATGGATTAAACCTA is a genomic window containing:
- a CDS encoding branched-chain amino acid aminotransferase translates to MSSSQTTTIQVEPTQQSRLAQVDFNNLKFGQIMSDHMLVAEYDNGKWESVKIVPYGDLAVSPSMSALHYGQAIFEGIKGYKFEDGTVSIFRPDKNWERFNKSAARLQMPEVPEEIFIDGLKQLLDVDSEWVPNKEGTSLYIRPFMFATEAALGVHPSKSYKFIIITCPVGAYYSKPISLKVETHYTRAAEGGVGFSKNAGNYALSLYPTQLANDEGYDQIMWTDALEHKYIEEAGTANLIFRIGDKIITPHGDTILHGVTRRTIMELAEKWGYQAEQRKVSVQELIDGIKAGEVSEAFAAGTAATITHIDRIGFEGQDYTLPPVEGREFSNKVLGYLNDLRYGKTEDPFGWNLIVK
- a CDS encoding SusC/RagA family TonB-linked outer membrane protein encodes the protein MTNYFTRVRWTKLYCHLALLSPLTLIAGPSFGTTIEFTKPDLKNQTQLTATFQQTITGTVRDQDGNPIAGVTVGVKGGTAKTSTDQGGHYEISVPSNTAILTFSSIGYVTYETQASNAKTITLASSEDTLDEVVVVGYGRQKKTNLTSAVSQVDSKMLENRPTPTVTNMLQGAAPGLVVTRNSGRPGAQGLNISVRGATSANGSVAPLVVIDGVISSDQTFVALNPSDIENISILKDGGATAIYGAQSAGGVILVTTKKGKAGVGRISVSSNIGFQKPGAMPDRLSLIDEMNYVNLARQNAGIAAEYSEEDLEYAVNGPTFVLGSNGQWRTYNQQNILDQIVKDNYNIYNNNIQFSGGSENITYLASLGNMTQNGMFKVGDDKFSRINARVNVSAKVNKYLKLDLGNAFINQDTDNPQDGGYGIDGGGNSILRQFYSSRMRFPIYNEDGTYYKSGTSSAFGYALMKDGGFNTDRKKTYFNNATATLNNFVKGLEIKLMYSRESIDLQNRNFRRTVDFYSGPTANTKSQLNNPNNYSITNYKTLKQNVQAVVDYDLTVAENHNFHIMAGYQFYDHDYQYQSASTKNLYVNDNPSLNFTSDPLNKSHSQYAEREKMQSYFGRFNYNFKEKYLFEATIRSDESSRLSPNVRTKVFPSFSAGWNVAKEDWFEGATGIITELKPRLSWGKVGSKIGIGFYDYITQLNSGSNIIINDLKQTYIYQNSLPASDLSWETIETRNIGVDFSLLGSKLTGSFDYFQKYNNNMLVSISLPATIGINVPKSNQGQMKTWGWEATLGYRDKVGEDFNYNVSVNLADNQNRLIKYGGANDIIYSGTNGLVEGYALNSIWAYKTDGYFQTEDDVKNAPNYEKIINKAGVPGIGDIRYVDVDGDGYITPGDNRLGKTGDLVYLGDTNPRYQYGINAYMGYKNFDFSFFIQGIGKRNLKPSNELIQPQLYSYYLPMDFQMDYWTPENRDAAFPRPFLEGNQNFQNSDKWYVSGAYARLKNIQLGYTLTKDLVRKMPFNRVRLYVSAEDILTVSKLGVFKGAIDPEIRPEDSKVSPYPFATTVSFGLNIDL
- a CDS encoding RagB/SusD family nutrient uptake outer membrane protein; the encoded protein is MKKRILYILLASLSLTQFTSCEIDEMPETTLHDQNFWRTVLDLKMASNYFYTTLPGLNTSDVTEDVWSSYGYSNSGDATKINDGSRVAPASSGDYNYYNIYQTNKLLESAPLILEQGGNEKEVNWYVGEAKFFRAFYYFEMFKRFGGVPLILKTLKVDDPEVFADRATREETFNQILIDLDDAIKLLRSADELASAKEYGRISKTAAQAFKARVALFEGTREQYHKYGDARKHLTIAKEAAKEVIDSKQHALFSQPSEGTNGQRLNDAYYNLFQLAGEGRSNKENIIVRPYGVNRENAISSVAVQRYYEGSNVLPTQNFVDNYLMADGLPITKSKLYKAPTKETTHAQYFNMKDPRMSFTIFKRGDEFISSSNYTIPNPRQHRSGYGIRKYANKEYWNLQASYIDKPVLRYAEVLLIYAEATYELDKKISDEDLNLTINALRERLPQINIGTTEAPNFVDMPKLTNAFASTNGLNLLEEIRRERLVELAFEGFAYWDLIRWKTAEIEMVKPLIGSYLFTEFITEKGEPWDPKTQVDTKNHIILQPASLRKFDPEKDYLWPIPTTEIAKNGKIKQNPKW